The segment CGCCAGGGTAATGTCAATGATTGTGGGATGATAGAACCTTATAAGACGAATCTATTGAATGATATTCACAGTTATAAAGATGTATTTTTTCAAGTATTGTGTACTTGAGAAACAATATTGTGTTTGTTTTAAGACCGAGAagcacaaaacaaatggaaacttcgATTGTGTGCATTATAATGTATGGAGCCCTATGAGCCTTCATTGGATGCTTATAGGTATTTTGTGACTTTCAATGGTGATTTTTCTTGCACGGTTTGGATATATTTCTTATAGTAGAAACTTAAAGTCTTACCATGTCCAAATTGTGGAAGACAATGGTAGATAATCAAATGGGAAGAAAAGTCAAGTATCTGCATTAAGATAATATGTCAGAGTACAttaattcaaagtttaaaaaatttgTGTTGAACATAGTTTTCAAAGGTTTTTTTCTATTTGGAAGACACCACCATATTAGAATGGTGTGGcagaaaaaacaaacaagtaaCTAACATAAATGTCTTTGGTTGAATGATGGATTCCTAAAGGTTTTTTTAGCAAAGGAAATTGGATTAGTATTATATCTCATTAACAAGTCACCACATACTTATTTGAAGGAAAATTATGCGAGTAGTACCTAAACCCCAAGTTGAACAATACTTTGATACCAAAAATCATTATGGGCTTGAAGATTCATGTGGAGTATATAATTATGATATTCTACGTGAAACAAAGAACTGTTAGATCAAGCCACCATAAAGATATGGTTATGAATACTTGATAACTTATGCAATTCTTATCGGCTTTGAATATCTGCCCACCAATCTTGGGCTATAACTAGTCGAGAGAAAGATAAGTGAATTGGTGTTATGGTGGACATGGATTCTTTGAATAAAAACCATACAGTAGAGCTTGTTCAAATGCTTAAGGGAAAAAGGATATTGATTGCAATTggatgtaaaaaaaataaaaccatcaataacaaaaaaaaaaaaggagattaGGTACATCCTACAATTGAAGCAAAGTACATGCTAGTACTTGAGGTTGTAAAAGAGACCTTACAAGTTACATGATTGGTTAGGAAATTAGGTGTTGAGGAGGGTAGATTTCATTTGCATTATGATAATTAGGGTGTCCTTTATTTAACAAATAATCAAGTGTATCACATCAGGATCAATCATATTGATGTAAGATTTCACAAGATTACAAAATTACTTGCATCTAGATAGATATCATTTGAAAAGATTCATACTTCAAAGAGTACAACTGATATGTTGATCAAATTAGTCTTTAGTGATAAGTTCAAGCACTACTTAGATTTGCTATATCTTTTTCAGTGTTATTTAGCAGGTGTTGCACCTTCCAGTTTTCACGATGTGGACGTCATGTAAAAAATCTTCATACAGATTTGATATTCACCAAAACAGAATGTCGCGAGTTTGATCGTAGACCCTTACTATTGACACATTTATCAATTAAAGTGTCCTCTTTACTCGTTAAAACTAAAAACTtagaatcttaaaaaaaaaaattatatggaaTTAAAATATTATCAATGCTCTATTATTGCCATGACTCCTTCACTCTCTTTCTTTACaactttttattaatatatttctgTCCGGTTATGAAAATTGACTGGCCATTAAGCCAGGTTAACTGTATTTGTTTTGTTGACCAAACCTAAGAAACTTgggataatagctattttgccccctgccatatgggcgaagtttgaaaaacgcccctgtaaaaaaaaaattggattcgcTCCCTAACATATGAAGATTCCTCTGTTTTGCCCCTTCAAGaaatttaatattcaaaattattgacgtggcaaccatttttttaaattatttataatgacgtggcaggcttagttggaatttttattatttttaataatttttaatgacgtggcaggcttagttggaatttttatttattttttatttttttaattccatgtggcatgttttattattatttaattatttgtttgttaaaatgtcaaatattaaagCCAAAATTTTGCCTCCCATGGATATTGAACCCACGACCTAGTAATTACAAGGGGGCACTAACAACCACTAGGCTACTTTACTTTTGTTGTTCTACTCTTACTTTAAGTACTTATATTATAGTAATTTCTGAAAAtatgtttattaaatatttatttaggttcttatattttgatatatgttttaatattattgttaatcaATGATAATGTTTTATTAACCAGTATATTagtgttaatatatttatttaggttatgattttttattatatgttttattaactaatatattaacattaatatattacatGAATTGCATATTTaccgttaatatttaaaatattgtaacataaatatttaaaaattattaaatatcattgatatttaaaaatgttaatatttaaataactttaattatttaaataactttaattatttaaattattaattgaaaataacgttaataaattagtttaaacTAGTTTATTACATTAGTTTAAAaggtatattatttttttaaaacatagccTATGAAACATGATTAACAGTATATTTTAAAACATAGCTTATAAAATATGACTAAATTAATTTGGTtcagtattttttaaattagtttataaaacatAGCCTATAAAACATgactaaattaaattagtttatgtaattaaaactaaattaaacaaatttaaattaaaactaaattaatttacattttagaatttaattaattttaacagtaaaataaatattaattataatagtattaattaataacaatgttaactaataactataatataactattatattttaactgatatattttataatttaattaaaataaatatttaattagataaatatattaacattaatatttgacaaaagtaaaatagaacaacaaaagtaactgataatatttgataaaagtaGATAAATATAACTAGTTTATTATAATATAAGTACTTAAAGTAAGAATAGAACAACAAAAGTAAAGTAGCCTAGTGGTTGGTGGTGCCCCCTTGTAATTAATAGGTCATGGGTTCAATACCCATGGGAGACAAAAATTTTGGctttaatatttgacattttaacaaacaaataattaaataataataaaacatgccacatagaattaaaaaaaataaaaaataaataaaaattccaactaagcctgccacgtcattaaaaattattaaaaataataaaaattccaactaagcctgccacgtcattataaataatttaaaaataataaaaaattccaaCTAAGCATGCCACatcattataaataatttaaaaaaataaaaaaatggttgccacgtcaataattttgaatattaaatttCTTGAAGGGGCAAAACAGAGGAATCTTCATATGTTAGGGAgcgaatccaatttttttttttttacaggggcgtttttcaaacttcgcccatatggcagggggcaaaatagctatTATTCCAAGAAACTTTATAAAAATACTAAGGAAAATGTTAAAAGAAAGAATGTCAATTAAAAAGTTGTCCAAGTTGATTTTGGCAATTATACAATTAACAATAAAGGACATGGTTGTCTTCTGTTACCTAATTAAAGCTGTGATGTTTCAAGACTTCATAGCAAAGAAAGGTAGAAGGCTATCCAAAATGATTGATAATAGCTAAGATTTGGAGTAATGTGCATAAACATAGAAAGATTTGGAAAATGGCTTAGTGTTCTATCTCATTAACAAAATAAGTAAAACGGTGACTTGTTTTGCATTAATCACATAATTTCCCACAAAATAAGTATGTGGTGACTTGTTAATGAGATAGAACGGGTCCGACCCATTGGACATGCCCGTTTTGCTCGCACTTTTGTGCGGAGCGGcccaaggttttaggccctcacCCTCTAATGTGATCGCCCCACCCCGCTCCGTTTTTTATGTGGATTTTTGCGGACACgttcattaacataaattttacatttttagacttaaaaaTGTAAGGGCACGCGGGCTTAGCCCGCCTCACCCTTAATTTTTTGCGGAACGgaccaaggttttaggcccgcacccTCAACTATGACCGTCTTGCTCCGTCCCGTTTTTTTTGCAGCCTTTTACGATGCGTACCTAAACGGGACagacatgcccgtttgccacccctaactaGCAACAatataaagaataaaaataaaccaGCATTAAATCCTCTCTTTCCTTCTAATTCCTAATAAGGAAGGAGGTCCTcatttaaaaatttgattttataatataaaGTCTCAAAGATAAAAGTATGCAAATCCTAGCTCAAGGCAGAAACCGATATTGTTATGTTAGACGCTAACATCAGGGTTCAGACTTTGGTACTCACGGTTGTGTATGAGTTTCTAGTATTTCTAATAGTTATTACCACTTCTTTGATGTAATGTAATAGCTAATACAAAATCACTTGCTTGTTTACTATTTAATAGAATAGATGATGCTATAAAGCTCAACCATTATTAAGTACAACTACAATCTTAACTGCAGCTGCTACAAGTAATTTAAGTGAAATAggcaaatagaaaaaaaaattgtagaaAACTCATTCATCTACAGAAAAATTATGGAAATTCCAGATTCTGTTGTTGGGAACTATAATAATATAGTAGAGTACAGCCTGGATGGTAGATGGTAGTAATCTAACTGTGAGAAGAGGAACCAAGATTACCATTTGGTATGGTTCCCGAAACCGCATTGCCGTCTGGGTTTGTTGGGTCGTCATTTGCATGGCGAACGAAGTCCTCGGGGGTCATATGAGAGCCATGACATGCACAAACAATTCTGATTTGGGTAGTGTTGTACCTGTAAGTAACACCCGATATTGTTTTCCCGTTTGAGTTTGTGGTCGACACCCAAGGCAGATTTGGGTATGCACCGCATCCTCCGAATTTCACATCTGCAGCGAGCCCTGGCTTGATATTAGAAAAATCAATGGTTGAACCTTCTACTTTCGACTGTTCCGATGCATCTTTGCCTCTGAGGTTTGTGCTGCTTCCTTTCACATCTTCTGGTTGTGAAAAGGAGCCTTCTTCGGTGACACGCTGTTTTCCGTCACTTTTGGCTCGTTCTAGTGGTCTTCCTTCATATGGCATGGCCTCAGATATATTGTTTAGGTGTAACGCAGCTGTATCGATACAATAATGCATTATGTAATTACAACAAGATTATATTGAACCGCACTATAATTAACTTTCCTTATATAATGCACTATAATGCACTTAGGAATATGTGGTTGATTAATAAGAAATAATAGCCATCGAAAAATCAGTTACCTGAGTTAGTTGGACCTCTCCCGGCAAAGGAAGGATGAAACTGTTGCGGACGTCCCCATGAGCTATCCTTATCCAACATAGGAAGCTGAACGTATGGATGTCCAAACATCATTGGCAAGTTTCCATTACTGACAGATTGAGCTCCTGCACGATCACCAGTCGCAGCCGGCATCATATGCATAGGTATTTGAGAACTTGGTGCTCCAACAGGATTTGAATCTTTTACCGATGTGTAAGGTACATTCATCATATTCACTGGTTGACCCGGGAAGGAAGAACCATAAGTCATGTTTGCATGTTTAAAATCTTTTTCTGCAGATGCGGTGAATCTCTTCTGCCCGTTGGCACTTGAGTCAGCGACTCCACGAATCTCTTTTGGAGCATCGGAAGAAGCACCACCGACTCTAACAAATCCTTTGGAACCATCACTATGGTGTGAGAGAGGCCTGGAGGTAGAGTTCTCAGCTTCCGAATCAGCCACGTCTTCATTTTCGGCAGTCGAGCCATCTTCTGTTAAAGAAATATGAGAAGCTCTTCCCCTGTCATGTAAATCACCATGATGAACATCGCTGTCATGCCTCTTTTGAGTACGTATGTCATCAAAAGACATCCTTCGCTTATTTACTACATCTAACCGTTTATTTTCGTCAATTTCAATAGGTTTATTATGGCTGTTTCCGACAAGGAACCCTCTCCCGTTTAAATTCAAAGAAGCATTATCTTCTTTGACCTTGGAAAGGTCACTAAAGAAATTCTCCTCGTGCTTTGCGGAATCAGTCCTTCGGGTACTAGTGATTGATTCTGGCTTTTGAGGATCAGTATTAAACATGCTCTTAAAATCATCAACCATCTTGCCACCTCTACCAACTTCTTCTGACCTAGTATCCGACGAGCTTCCATTCTTGCTCTTCGGTTTGGATGATGAACCACCATAAGATAAACCCAAACTAAGCTCGAGCCCACTATCATCCTCCATATTGCAATATCTCCAAACCTATCAAAATTCAAAACAGACAAATAACTAAATCACCATATCTTCCATACTAAACTCACATCAATTTTTAACCATCCTCAAATATCTACATTCGGTTTGATTTTAAACAACGAAACCATATCAGTTGCACTCATGCACCCTGTAGCACCGACATCTCTGAAAAAAGACGCGTCCGTGTCGGCGCCAAACACAAGGGCTGACACAGACACTTGTGATTatgttctattattttcaaattattactagTGTCGGCATGTCAGTGGCGGTATCGTGTCTGTGTCCGAGCTTCATAGTTCATACACACTCAAATAACCAAAATATTAAGCTATCAACACAATCATGGTATTCATATAAGGGATCaaacacaaaaaattaaaaacaaacaaataattgcTATATCTTATATACTCAAGAACAGATCAGATTCCATTAAGAACTCACAAAAATCAAAACCCAATATTATTtccttttcaaacaaaaaaaaaaattaataaacaagtaaCCAAATTAGACCTAAAACATATTCATCCAAATTCAGAAGCATTAAAATTAAGTAAGTAAAACAGGCTAAAACCTCACCTAAGTCCTGATCTAAATCGTTCCCTTCTCACTCTCTCAACTGATGTGAACAATTTGTTCCTTCCACCCTAATCTGAAGTAGCTCAAATCAATAGATTACACCAAATCTATACCTATAGGATCAACCTCTTTCAATCATCAATTTTGAACCTTTCTTGTCCCAATTCAATCCTTTAAGGTAAACAAAAAATGGGTCAGGATCCGATCGAAGCTTAGAAGCTTAGTTTATGAGATAGAAAATTGGGGAagaattttaacaaataaaaaaaattgtaaaaaattgaaattagggTTCAGATGCAAATGATTGAAGAGTGAAGAAGAGTAATAGCATAAGAGGAAGAAATTGGAAATACCTGAAATTTGGAAGAAGAGTGATGATCAATCAAACCCTAAGTTAGGTTTCCATTTTGCAGAGATCAGTGGAAGATTGAGAGTGGGGCAAAAATATAGAGAAAA is part of the Vicia villosa cultivar HV-30 ecotype Madison, WI unplaced genomic scaffold, Vvil1.0 ctg.000045F_1_1_3, whole genome shotgun sequence genome and harbors:
- the LOC131622978 gene encoding ninja-family protein mc410, whose protein sequence is MEDDSGLELSLGLSYGGSSSKPKSKNGSSSDTRSEEVGRGGKMVDDFKSMFNTDPQKPESITSTRRTDSAKHEENFFSDLSKVKEDNASLNLNGRGFLVGNSHNKPIEIDENKRLDVVNKRRMSFDDIRTQKRHDSDVHHGDLHDRGRASHISLTEDGSTAENEDVADSEAENSTSRPLSHHSDGSKGFVRVGGASSDAPKEIRGVADSSANGQKRFTASAEKDFKHANMTYGSSFPGQPVNMMNVPYTSVKDSNPVGAPSSQIPMHMMPAATGDRAGAQSVSNGNLPMMFGHPYVQLPMLDKDSSWGRPQQFHPSFAGRGPTNSAALHLNNISEAMPYEGRPLERAKSDGKQRVTEEGSFSQPEDVKGSSTNLRGKDASEQSKVEGSTIDFSNIKPGLAADVKFGGCGAYPNLPWVSTTNSNGKTISGVTYRYNTTQIRIVCACHGSHMTPEDFVRHANDDPTNPDGNAVSGTIPNGNLGSSSHS